CCGGTCGTCGGGACCATGCCCTCGCTGAACGTCGTGATCGCCACGGGGCGGTGTCGGCGCAGCTGTGCGAGCAGGTCGCCGGGCCGCTCAGGGTCGACCTCCAGGACCGGTCCGAGCGCGGCGTACTCCGCTTTCTCCGCTGCGTCGAGGCCGCCCGCCGCGGCCACGAACACGGGTGCGTGCCCGCACGCGGCCGCGGCCTTGGCCAGGTCGGCGGGTCGGATGGCCGAGCGCGGGACTACGGCGACGGCGACGGTGTTCACCAGGCTACTCACTCTCGCTGATCCGGTAGACGCGGTCCTTGAGCACGCCGATCCGCTGGTAATCGCGGTCGATGGCGGCCATGTCGGCACCGCACATGAAGATGCGCATCGTGCTGGAGTAGAGGTCGACGGTGGGGCGGATCCGGTCGCCGGGGGCGAGTTTGAGGTCGAACCGGTGCACGGTCTCCAGCGCGGCGATCTGCGCGACGGCATCCTGGCCGATGTGGTCGACGATGCCGTCGAGGGTGGTGGAGGTGGTGCAGCAGACCGCCTCGCAGCGTTTGCCGTACCGGCGTCCGGCGTAGTCGCGCAGGAAGCGTTCCGGCCGCAGCCAGGCCAGGGCGGTCAGGCCGGCCTGGTTGCCGCCCGCGCACCGGTCGTGGAAGCCCGGATGCATGTTCCCGGCGATCCGGCAGCCGACCTCGACGAGCGCCGGCCCGTCCGGTGTCATGATCACTTCTGCGTGGGAGGGGCCGTACCGGACGCCGAGGGCGTCGAGGGCCTGCTCCACGTACGCCGCGAGCTGCGGCACCGGCCGCTCGTCGGGGTGCAGCAGATGTTCGCGGTCGTAGATGTTGCGGCCCGAGGCGAGCAGGCGCTTGTGGTACTGCCACACCCCGCACAGGTAGCGCCTGCCCTCGTGGGACACCATGTCGACGACGTACTCGGGGCCGTGCAGGTAGGACTGGACCAGGGCCTCCGCGTTGCCCTCGCCGTAGATCGTCTCGGAGGCCAGCACGGCCTCGGCGGCGGCGTGCACCTCGCCGTCCGTGGCGCAGACGAAGACGCCGTCCCCGGCCGCCGACCGCAGCGGTTTGACCACCACCGGGTAGCCGTTCCGCCGCGCCCAGCCGGCCAGGGCCGCGACGTCGCCGCTCTTGAACTGGCCGGCGCAGTGCAGTCCCGCCGCCCGCAGCGTCTCGATCATCTGGTACTTGTCGCGCCGTGCCGGTGACAGCGACGCCGTGTTCGCCGGCAGCCCCAGCGCCACCGCCAGCTCGTCGGCCAGCAGCACACCCGGCTCCTGGCCCGCCATGACACACACCGGCCGGTACGGCGCCAGCTGCGCGACGGTCTTGACGAGGTCCTCGTGGACGATGTTCGCCCGGTAGACGCTCAGGTCGGGCGCGGGCATCGACGGCATCAGCTCGGCGCTGCTCTGCACGTGCACCAGCTGCGCGCCGAGGGCGGCGAACTCGGGCGGCAGGTACTGCCCCGAGGTGTACGCGTCGACCAGCACGACGACCGGACCAGGCGGTGACAAGTGGAACCCTCCTCGAAGAAGCGCTGCGGCGGCAGGTCAGGTGGCCGAGAACCCGCCGTCGACGAAGATCGTCTGCCCGGTCACGTACGCTGCGGCGTCCCCGGCCAGGAACACCGCGATCCCGGCGAAGTCACCCAGCTCGCCGTTGCGGCCGGCCATGGTGCGCCGCGCCATCGCGCCGGTGCGGACCGGATCGCGGAAGACGGCCTCGTTCAGCGGGGTGTGCACGAACCCCGGCGCGATGGCGTTCACGCACACTCCGCGTGACGACCACGCCTCGGCCTGCGAGCGGGTCAGCCCGGCGAGGGCGGCCTTGGACACGCCGTACGCGCCGCTGTTGCCGAAGGCGCGGATCGCCTGCTGCGACGCGATGTGGACGATCCGGCCCCAGCCCCGGTCGGCCATCTTCGGGCCGAACCGCTGGCCCAGCACGAACGGCGCGTCGAGGTTGAGCCCCAGGGTGAGGTCCCAGTCGCGCTCGGACAGCTCGTCCAGCGGCGGGCGCAGATTGATGCCGGCGGAGTTCACCACGATGTCCGGCACGCCGTGCCGGGCCAGCACC
The Catellatospora sp. IY07-71 DNA segment above includes these coding regions:
- a CDS encoding SDR family NAD(P)-dependent oxidoreductase, translating into MQDYFSSLFSLKGRQAVVTGGSSGIGRSIAEALCRAGADVLLVARREQALRETADALRAEGGSAAWLSADLGDRAGVHRLADEVLARHGVPDIVVNSAGINLRPPLDELSERDWDLTLGLNLDAPFVLGQRFGPKMADRGWGRIVHIASQQAIRAFGNSGAYGVSKAALAGLTRSQAEAWSSRGVCVNAIAPGFVHTPLNEAVFRDPVRTGAMARRTMAGRNGELGDFAGIAVFLAGDAAAYVTGQTIFVDGGFSAT
- a CDS encoding ATP-grasp domain-containing protein, whose translation is MSPPGPVVVLVDAYTSGQYLPPEFAALGAQLVHVQSSAELMPSMPAPDLSVYRANIVHEDLVKTVAQLAPYRPVCVMAGQEPGVLLADELAVALGLPANTASLSPARRDKYQMIETLRAAGLHCAGQFKSGDVAALAGWARRNGYPVVVKPLRSAAGDGVFVCATDGEVHAAAEAVLASETIYGEGNAEALVQSYLHGPEYVVDMVSHEGRRYLCGVWQYHKRLLASGRNIYDREHLLHPDERPVPQLAAYVEQALDALGVRYGPSHAEVIMTPDGPALVEVGCRIAGNMHPGFHDRCAGGNQAGLTALAWLRPERFLRDYAGRRYGKRCEAVCCTTSTTLDGIVDHIGQDAVAQIAALETVHRFDLKLAPGDRIRPTVDLYSSTMRIFMCGADMAAIDRDYQRIGVLKDRVYRISESE